The Acinetobacter sp. GSS19 genome includes a region encoding these proteins:
- the prmB gene encoding 50S ribosomal protein L3 N(5)-glutamine methyltransferase — protein sequence MERPTISPESLQEAAEHLSTIRDFIRFGVSALRQYDAHLGQGTEDYFAESSALVLQTLALEWNADAEILDAKLLPSEKAEFLDLLQRRINERIPTSYLLNLAYFCNKPFYVDERVLIPRSPIAELIDQRFAPYCLDENGEMREALNALPENPNPQMPRRILDMCTGSGCIAVALAYAFPDAEVDATDISKDALEVAALNVEHHNMQYQVALLESDLFAKIPAENQYDLIVSNPPYVDAEDMADLPEEFLHEPELALAAGQDGLDLVRKMLAQAADYLTEDGLIVIEVGNSEWAMKQNFNTVDFHWLKFQKGGSGIFALTAEQCRRYQQLFQESVQS from the coding sequence CTAAGTACAATTCGTGATTTTATTCGTTTTGGTGTATCGGCATTACGCCAATATGATGCACATTTAGGGCAAGGGACTGAGGATTATTTTGCAGAAAGCTCTGCTCTCGTGTTGCAAACACTGGCTTTGGAATGGAATGCCGATGCTGAAATTCTTGATGCAAAACTATTGCCGAGTGAAAAAGCAGAATTTTTAGATTTATTGCAGCGCCGGATCAATGAGCGTATTCCAACTTCATACTTATTAAATCTGGCTTATTTCTGTAACAAGCCATTCTACGTGGATGAGCGTGTTTTAATTCCACGTTCTCCAATTGCCGAATTGATCGATCAGCGTTTTGCGCCGTATTGTCTGGATGAAAATGGTGAAATGCGCGAGGCTTTAAATGCCTTGCCAGAAAATCCAAATCCACAAATGCCACGCCGTATTCTTGATATGTGTACCGGTTCGGGCTGTATCGCAGTAGCATTGGCCTATGCTTTTCCAGATGCTGAGGTCGATGCGACGGATATCTCGAAAGATGCACTGGAAGTGGCTGCACTGAATGTTGAACATCACAACATGCAATATCAGGTGGCTTTGTTGGAGTCAGATTTGTTTGCGAAGATCCCGGCTGAAAACCAGTATGACCTGATTGTCTCTAATCCACCTTATGTGGATGCAGAAGATATGGCTGATTTGCCAGAAGAGTTCTTGCATGAACCTGAGTTGGCCCTTGCTGCGGGTCAGGATGGTTTGGATTTAGTGCGTAAAATGTTGGCGCAGGCCGCAGATTACTTAACCGAAGATGGTCTGATTGTGATTGAAGTCGGCAACAGTGAATGGGCGATGAAGCAAAACTTCAATACTGTTGATTTCCACTGGTTAAAATTCCAGAAAGGCGGTTCAGGCATCTTTGCTTTGACAGCCGAGCAATGCCGTCGTTATCAACAACTATTTCAAGAATCTGTTCAATCATAA
- the aroC gene encoding chorismate synthase: MAGNSIGQLFRVTTCGESHGAGLMAIVDGVPPGIELCEEDLQKDLDRRKPGTSKFATQRKEPDQVEIISGVFEGKTTGTPIGLLIRNTDQKSKDYGNIAQTFRPGHADYTYTQKYGFRDYRGGGRSSARETAMRVAAGAIAKKYLAEKFGIVIRGHVTQIGTEKATQLDWDQVTQNPFFCGDVDAVPRFEALVTSLREQGTSCGAKLEILAENVPVGWGEPVFDRLDADIAHAMMGINAVKGVEIGDGFAVAEQFGHETRDELTTHGFLANHAGGILGGISSGQTIRVAIALKPTASITTPGKTINIDREDTDVLTKGRHDPCVGVRATPIAEAMLAIVLMDHFMRHRAQNADVVVPFAPIAP, translated from the coding sequence ATGGCAGGTAATAGTATTGGACAACTCTTCCGTGTGACGACTTGTGGTGAATCTCACGGCGCTGGTTTGATGGCGATTGTTGATGGTGTTCCACCGGGAATTGAACTGTGCGAAGAAGACTTGCAAAAAGATCTGGATCGCCGTAAACCTGGAACTTCAAAATTTGCCACACAACGCAAAGAACCCGATCAGGTCGAAATTATTTCAGGTGTTTTTGAAGGAAAAACAACGGGAACCCCGATTGGTCTGTTGATCCGTAATACCGACCAAAAATCGAAAGATTATGGCAATATTGCGCAGACTTTCCGACCAGGACATGCCGACTACACCTATACACAAAAATACGGTTTCCGTGATTACCGTGGTGGTGGTCGTTCAAGCGCTCGTGAAACAGCGATGCGTGTCGCTGCGGGAGCGATTGCCAAGAAATATTTGGCTGAGAAATTTGGTATCGTCATTCGTGGCCATGTGACTCAGATCGGTACTGAAAAAGCAACACAATTGGATTGGGATCAGGTTACACAGAACCCATTTTTCTGTGGTGATGTCGATGCAGTTCCTCGTTTTGAAGCATTGGTGACTTCATTGCGTGAACAGGGGACCAGTTGTGGTGCCAAGCTGGAAATTCTCGCTGAAAATGTTCCGGTTGGTTGGGGTGAACCCGTTTTTGACCGTCTGGATGCGGATATTGCACATGCCATGATGGGTATTAATGCAGTCAAAGGCGTTGAAATTGGTGATGGTTTCGCAGTTGCAGAACAGTTTGGCCACGAAACACGTGACGAATTGACAACACATGGTTTCTTGGCAAACCATGCGGGTGGCATTTTAGGCGGGATTTCTTCTGGGCAGACCATTCGTGTGGCGATTGCCTTAAAGCCGACTGCTAGTATTACAACACCTGGAAAAACCATCAATATTGATCGTGAAGATACCGATGTGTTGACCAAAGGTCGCCATGATCCTTGTGTAGGTGTCCGTGCCACACCAATTGCTGAAGCGATGCTCGCGATTGTCCTGATGGATCATTTCATGCGACATCGTGCACAAAATGCCGATGTGGTCGTGCCATTTGCACCGATTGCACCGTAA
- a CDS encoding CinA family protein yields the protein MLKQCCDLLEQKKLKIAFVESASSGYLCSQFSIYKNSGAKILLGSMVSYDPSIKVEILKIDPALIAQYTAESPEVTAALASQGQMLFQHADYVIACTGLLKPGGSACENKPVGTFFVCIQHQQMQYHFHYLLSGTATEKLNQLTECVASELIELISHESTDTY from the coding sequence ATGCTGAAGCAATGTTGTGATCTACTCGAACAAAAAAAGCTTAAAATCGCCTTCGTAGAAAGTGCTAGTTCCGGCTATTTGTGTAGTCAGTTTTCAATTTATAAAAATAGTGGTGCGAAAATCCTTTTGGGAAGCATGGTCTCTTATGACCCCAGTATTAAAGTGGAAATTCTCAAAATTGATCCTGCTTTAATTGCACAATACACAGCGGAATCACCTGAAGTCACGGCTGCCCTAGCAAGCCAAGGTCAAATGCTGTTTCAGCATGCAGATTATGTGATTGCCTGTACCGGGCTGCTTAAACCGGGTGGAAGTGCCTGCGAAAACAAACCCGTCGGAACCTTCTTTGTCTGTATTCAGCATCAGCAAATGCAATATCATTTTCACTATCTACTTTCTGGCACAGCGACTGAAAAACTGAATCAATTGACCGAATGTGTTGCCAGCGAACTAATCGAACTCATTAGTCACGAGTCAACCGACACATATTAA
- a CDS encoding MarR family winged helix-turn-helix transcriptional regulator, translating to MNKKYEKFLPSYQDSKNTETFPYFWVTQVYAQYVHQLEKVLKKLGLNYSEGKFLHAIYTHPHASISELSERMISKMSTTVKILQRLKSDGLIETYPCKNDARITRVYLTEKGQKTVQKATELTSALLEDSFSGLTPLQIDKLIMNLKTLFHNLAPEMRYQS from the coding sequence ATGAATAAAAAATACGAAAAATTTTTGCCAAGCTATCAAGACTCCAAAAACACAGAAACTTTCCCTTATTTTTGGGTTACTCAAGTCTATGCACAATATGTTCATCAACTTGAAAAAGTGCTCAAAAAGTTAGGCTTAAATTATTCGGAAGGCAAATTTCTTCATGCGATCTATACGCATCCACATGCCAGTATTTCTGAACTTTCTGAACGCATGATTTCAAAAATGTCGACAACAGTTAAAATTTTGCAACGGTTGAAATCAGATGGCTTGATTGAAACCTACCCTTGCAAAAATGATGCACGAATTACCCGGGTGTACTTAACTGAAAAAGGCCAGAAAACGGTTCAAAAAGCTACAGAACTAACCTCTGCATTATTGGAGGATTCATTTTCTGGGCTGACCCCATTACAAATTGATAAGTTGATTATGAATCTGAAAACGCTATTTCATAATCTAGCACCTGAAATGCGTTATCAGTCTTAA
- a CDS encoding sigma-54 interaction domain-containing protein — MTKLLLTSLAQLKERSAQSLQLFPQSILLLCDLTHQVIWLTQGTDSPTIDMQNLLDQLKSESPLSPVIQLQDKQQHVMQLLHYRQQVQLIQEKQEGWLYLILPHTPPAKQTVYTTPSVQVSEQFAQRFHSSSPKMQQMFSIIQRVAVTEFPVLVRGESGSGKELVAKAIHDFSLRKDQVFIAINCAALNANILESELFGHVKGAFTGAIRDHKGVFEQAAGGTLFLDEIAEIPLELQAKLLRVLETGEFTPLGGEKPIRANVRIIAATHRALREEARQGRFRQDLLYRLRVIPIFIPPLRERKEDLPLLTQFILSENTTAERTNPIRISKAAMQSLMAYDWPGNVRELRNTLLYALIMAHDKEQIDLEDLPQEIMENVPLQNSNVTNTPVITAEKLRLVLAKYHNDQQQAADELGISRTTLWRYRKKYHL, encoded by the coding sequence ATGACAAAACTCCTTCTAACATCATTAGCACAACTCAAAGAACGCTCTGCACAAAGTCTGCAATTATTTCCCCAAAGCATCCTGTTGCTTTGTGATCTCACGCATCAGGTCATTTGGCTAACACAAGGGACTGATTCCCCAACAATAGACATGCAAAATCTGCTTGATCAGCTCAAATCTGAATCGCCCTTATCTCCTGTCATTCAACTACAGGATAAACAACAGCATGTTATGCAGTTATTACACTATCGGCAGCAAGTGCAGCTTATTCAAGAAAAACAAGAAGGCTGGCTGTATCTGATTTTGCCCCACACCCCACCAGCAAAACAGACAGTCTATACGACGCCATCAGTCCAAGTGAGTGAACAATTTGCACAACGCTTCCACAGTAGTTCACCCAAAATGCAACAGATGTTTTCTATCATCCAACGCGTTGCGGTTACAGAGTTTCCCGTACTCGTACGTGGAGAATCCGGTAGTGGCAAAGAACTGGTGGCAAAAGCAATTCATGATTTTAGCCTGCGCAAGGATCAGGTTTTTATCGCGATCAACTGTGCGGCGCTCAATGCAAATATTCTGGAAAGTGAGTTATTTGGCCACGTAAAAGGTGCATTCACAGGGGCTATTCGCGATCATAAAGGCGTATTTGAGCAAGCTGCGGGAGGCACACTCTTTCTAGATGAAATTGCAGAAATTCCACTTGAGTTGCAAGCCAAGCTATTAAGGGTGCTGGAAACCGGAGAATTTACGCCTTTAGGGGGGGAAAAACCCATTCGTGCCAATGTGCGAATTATTGCTGCCACCCACCGTGCCCTACGTGAAGAAGCGCGTCAGGGACGCTTCCGCCAAGACCTATTATATCGTTTACGTGTGATTCCTATTTTTATCCCACCGTTAAGGGAACGCAAAGAAGATCTTCCTTTACTCACTCAATTTATCCTTTCAGAAAATACCACTGCGGAACGTACAAATCCGATCAGGATTTCTAAAGCCGCCATGCAAAGCCTGATGGCTTATGACTGGCCGGGAAATGTACGAGAACTCAGAAACACCCTGCTGTATGCCCTGATTATGGCACATGATAAAGAACAGATTGATCTTGAGGATTTACCTCAGGAAATTATGGAAAATGTCCCTCTTCAGAATTCGAATGTAACAAATACACCCGTGATTACCGCAGAAAAGCTGCGCTTAGTCTTAGCAAAATATCACAATGATCAACAACAGGCTGCCGATGAATTAGGCATCAGCCGAACCACTTTATGGCGTTATCGCAAAAAGTATCATTTATAA
- a CDS encoding MBL fold metallo-hydrolase codes for MLFKQFFEKESSTYTYLLACEQTKEAVLIDPVTSEVEHYLAELEQHGLKLLYTLDTHVHADHVTAANALREICGSRSILHRNSGVECGDIYITDRSAVRVGTFLIEARYTPGHTNACTSYVVDNMVFTGDALLIDGCGRTDFQEGNANTLYDSIHQQLFTLPDETIVYPGHDYKGRLSSTIGHERQYNSRLGQHRSREEFIEIMNNLNLPYPAKIDIALPANKACGASK; via the coding sequence ATGTTATTTAAGCAATTTTTTGAAAAGGAAAGTTCAACATATACCTATTTACTGGCATGTGAACAGACGAAAGAAGCTGTACTGATTGATCCGGTTACTTCGGAAGTCGAGCATTATTTGGCTGAGCTGGAACAGCATGGATTAAAGCTGCTCTATACCTTGGATACCCATGTACATGCTGACCACGTGACGGCTGCGAATGCGTTAAGAGAGATTTGTGGTTCACGTTCAATCCTGCATCGTAACAGTGGCGTTGAGTGTGGGGATATCTATATTACGGATCGCAGTGCAGTACGGGTGGGCACGTTCCTGATTGAAGCACGTTATACCCCAGGCCATACCAATGCCTGTACCAGTTATGTGGTCGATAACATGGTGTTTACTGGAGATGCATTGTTAATTGATGGTTGTGGCCGTACCGATTTCCAGGAAGGCAATGCGAACACCCTATATGACAGTATTCATCAACAGCTGTTTACTTTGCCTGACGAAACGATCGTTTATCCAGGACATGATTATAAAGGGCGTTTATCGTCTACGATTGGCCATGAGCGTCAATACAATTCACGTTTGGGACAGCATCGCAGCCGTGAAGAATTCATTGAAATTATGAATAACCTGAATCTACCGTATCCAGCCAAGATTGATATTGCCTTACCTGCAAATAAAGCGTGTGGCGCAAGCAAGTAA
- a CDS encoding bifunctional protein tyrosine phosphatase family protein/NAD(P)/FAD-dependent oxidoreductase, whose amino-acid sequence MKLKQINAEFWVADQISIQDVAELAEKGIKTIFCNRPDGEGSDQPNFIEIQKMAEQYGIAIQYQPVLSGKITDTQAQEFAANYRAAEKPVLAYCRSGTRSISLWALSEVQPQSYEEMLARSSAAGYDLRAIVPRLMKKNFPSQEIACYSVVIVGAGAAGISVAASLLSRQPNLDIAIIDPADVHYYQPGWTMVGGGIFSPQTTARPMQSVLPKQVKWIQAAVAAFDPEQRQVILEGCMPLSYRTLVVCPGLKLNWHGIDGLVETLGQNGVTSNYRYDLAPYTWQLVQNLKKGKAIFTQPPMPIKCAGAPQKAMYLSADYWLKQGVLKDISIDFYNTGAVLFGVKEYVPALMEYVKRYQANLHFNHQLVKVDGPNKKAWFKVTDGDQISTVETDFDFLHVVPPQQAPDFIRASTLTDEAGWVSVNPATLQHTRYPDIFALGDVSNTPNAKTAAAARAQAPIVAENVLAQLQGGQKFFEYNGYGSCPLTVERGKIVLAEFGYGGKLLPSFPKWFIDGTQPSRMAWLLKEQILPPIYWQGMLKGREWMVKPKKQVETV is encoded by the coding sequence ATGAAATTGAAACAGATCAACGCTGAGTTTTGGGTCGCAGACCAAATTAGCATTCAAGATGTTGCTGAGCTTGCAGAAAAAGGGATTAAAACCATTTTCTGTAACCGCCCAGATGGTGAAGGTAGTGATCAGCCAAACTTTATCGAAATTCAGAAAATGGCTGAGCAATATGGTATCGCGATTCAATATCAGCCTGTGCTGAGCGGAAAAATTACCGATACACAGGCACAAGAATTTGCTGCAAATTATCGTGCTGCAGAGAAACCTGTATTGGCCTATTGCCGTTCGGGAACACGCTCGATTTCATTGTGGGCTTTATCTGAGGTACAGCCACAATCTTATGAGGAGATGTTGGCTCGCAGTAGTGCAGCAGGTTATGACTTACGTGCCATTGTACCGCGTTTGATGAAAAAGAATTTTCCAAGTCAAGAAATTGCCTGTTATTCGGTGGTGATTGTTGGGGCGGGGGCCGCGGGGATTTCGGTTGCGGCTAGTCTGCTTAGCCGCCAACCGAATCTGGATATTGCCATTATTGATCCGGCTGATGTGCACTATTATCAGCCAGGCTGGACCATGGTGGGTGGAGGGATCTTTTCTCCTCAGACAACCGCACGACCAATGCAGAGTGTGTTGCCGAAACAGGTGAAGTGGATTCAGGCTGCAGTCGCTGCGTTTGATCCTGAACAACGCCAAGTGATTCTGGAAGGTTGCATGCCGCTTAGTTACCGTACCTTGGTGGTGTGTCCAGGATTAAAACTGAACTGGCATGGTATTGATGGTCTGGTCGAAACGCTGGGTCAAAATGGAGTCACTTCAAATTATCGTTATGATCTGGCACCTTATACTTGGCAGTTAGTACAAAACCTGAAAAAGGGTAAAGCGATCTTTACCCAACCGCCGATGCCGATCAAATGTGCCGGTGCACCACAAAAGGCAATGTATCTGTCTGCGGATTACTGGTTAAAACAAGGGGTTTTGAAAGACATTTCCATCGATTTCTATAATACGGGTGCCGTGCTGTTTGGAGTGAAAGAGTATGTCCCGGCATTAATGGAATATGTAAAACGTTATCAGGCCAATCTGCATTTTAATCATCAACTGGTGAAAGTGGATGGTCCGAATAAAAAAGCCTGGTTTAAAGTGACGGATGGTGATCAGATTTCTACTGTTGAAACTGATTTTGATTTCTTGCATGTGGTTCCACCACAGCAGGCACCTGATTTTATTCGTGCCAGTACCTTAACCGATGAAGCAGGCTGGGTCAGTGTGAATCCTGCAACTTTACAGCACACCCGTTATCCAGACATTTTTGCGTTGGGGGATGTCAGCAATACCCCGAATGCGAAAACAGCTGCTGCTGCGCGTGCACAGGCTCCGATTGTGGCTGAGAATGTTTTGGCCCAGCTTCAGGGCGGTCAGAAATTCTTTGAATATAACGGTTATGGTTCATGTCCACTTACGGTTGAGCGTGGCAAGATCGTATTAGCTGAATTCGGTTATGGCGGTAAGTTGTTACCAAGTTTTCCAAAATGGTTCATCGATGGGACTCAGCCATCACGCATGGCTTGGCTGCTGAAAGAGCAGATCCTGCCACCAATTTACTGGCAAGGGATGCTTAAAGGCCGCGAGTGGATGGTCAAGCCCAAAAAACAGGTTGAAACTGTTTAA
- a CDS encoding sulfite exporter TauE/SafE family protein, which yields MMLLVIEGILIGLLLGLTGAGGGILAVPALMVSQGWTVSQAAPVGLLAVTFSALIGTVQGLMKRIVRYRAAMWIALISSPMAYVGVRLAQQIPAVWLALAFSGVMFIVAYRLFAHGSSEFSNPPCKINPETGKLIWNVKTAGVLGMIGVIAGLLTGMLGVGGGFVIVPALRKATNLSMHSIVATSLMIIFLIGGMSIAINVLEGFDYPVSVTLTFVAACVTGMLIGRVAISKIPAGLVQKIFAFTVIGVALYMLIKAVLQLIA from the coding sequence ATGATGCTATTGGTGATTGAAGGCATTCTCATTGGTTTACTGCTAGGTTTGACCGGAGCAGGCGGCGGCATTCTGGCTGTACCTGCCTTGATGGTAAGCCAGGGCTGGACTGTTTCTCAGGCGGCACCAGTAGGTTTGCTGGCTGTAACGTTTTCAGCACTGATCGGAACCGTACAAGGCCTGATGAAGAGAATTGTACGTTATCGTGCAGCCATGTGGATTGCGCTGATTTCATCACCGATGGCTTATGTTGGGGTGCGTTTGGCCCAGCAGATTCCTGCAGTCTGGCTGGCTTTGGCATTCAGTGGTGTGATGTTTATTGTGGCTTACCGATTGTTCGCTCATGGCAGTTCGGAGTTTTCCAATCCACCGTGCAAGATCAACCCTGAAACCGGTAAGCTGATCTGGAATGTGAAAACAGCAGGTGTGCTGGGTATGATTGGTGTCATTGCCGGGCTACTGACTGGAATGCTCGGAGTGGGTGGTGGATTTGTGATTGTACCCGCCTTACGTAAAGCCACCAATTTGAGTATGCACAGTATCGTGGCGACTTCCCTGATGATCATTTTCCTGATCGGTGGCATGAGTATCGCGATTAACGTGCTCGAAGGGTTTGATTATCCTGTATCGGTTACACTGACCTTTGTCGCAGCTTGTGTGACCGGGATGTTAATCGGACGTGTGGCGATCAGTAAAATTCCTGCAGGTTTGGTACAAAAAATCTTTGCCTTTACGGTGATTGGTGTTGCGCTATATATGCTGATCAAAGCTGTACTGCAATTAATCGCATAA
- the ppk1 gene encoding polyphosphate kinase 1 yields MDDFQHSSKTYFNRELSLFEFNRRVLAQAKNLELPLLERLNFLMIFSRNLDEFFEIRVAGLMKQFDLNNATRTPDGLPTECVLSELSQNVHQAVQEQYNILNYAILPQLQGLGIHFIQHKDILAKHKNWIAAYFAKQVQPVVTPISLDPSHPFPRLVNKSLNFIVSLEGKDAFGREISMAIVPAPRSLPRLIKLPPDVAGGAEEHIFLSAIIQEHINDLFPGMKATGCYAFRVTRNADLTLAEDIDDLAVALKDELSSRRFGRAVRLEVNQECPKEIVAYLLDQFDLDEQQLYLIDGPINLSRLTTDFPYPELKHTKFTPTIPKAIYKAKSIFELLKKEDVLLHHPFDSFNPVINLLKEAAKDPNVLAIKQTLYRSGPDSEIVQVLAEAARNGKEVTAVIELRARFDEESNITVANILQEAGAVVVYGIVGYKTHAKMILIVRREEHHLARYVHLGTGNYHAGNAKMYTDYGLMTTEADICEDVHKMFQELTGMGRMAKLNKLFHAPFTLHNELLKLIEQEITFAQAGESAHIIIKVNALTEPQLITALYKASNAGVKIDLIIRSICCLIPQVKGLSENIHVRSIVGRFLEHTRVYYFKHGGEDKLFCASADWMGRNLFSRVETCFPILNKKVKKKIFEDGLINYLHDNQGAWELSATGEWHEAQPIAGQSPHSAQQYLLNQKLLKI; encoded by the coding sequence ATGGACGATTTTCAGCACTCATCAAAGACCTATTTTAACCGTGAACTTTCATTATTCGAGTTTAACCGTCGTGTCCTTGCGCAAGCCAAAAATCTAGAATTACCTTTATTGGAAAGACTCAATTTCTTGATGATTTTTTCACGAAATCTGGATGAATTTTTTGAAATCCGCGTTGCGGGTTTAATGAAACAATTTGATTTAAATAATGCTACCCGAACACCAGATGGTCTTCCGACAGAATGCGTACTGAGTGAACTTTCACAGAATGTGCATCAAGCGGTACAGGAACAGTACAATATTTTGAATTATGCCATTCTGCCGCAATTGCAGGGTTTAGGCATTCATTTTATTCAACACAAAGATATTCTGGCTAAGCATAAAAACTGGATCGCAGCTTACTTCGCTAAACAGGTTCAACCGGTTGTTACGCCTATTAGCCTGGACCCTTCTCATCCTTTTCCACGCTTAGTGAACAAAAGCCTGAACTTTATTGTCAGTCTGGAAGGTAAAGATGCCTTCGGTCGGGAAATCAGTATGGCGATTGTACCTGCTCCACGCTCATTACCGCGATTGATCAAATTACCCCCAGACGTTGCGGGTGGTGCCGAAGAACATATTTTCCTTTCGGCGATCATTCAAGAGCATATCAATGACCTGTTCCCTGGCATGAAAGCAACGGGATGTTATGCTTTCCGGGTGACACGTAATGCTGACTTGACTCTTGCAGAAGATATTGATGATTTGGCTGTTGCCTTGAAAGATGAATTGTCTTCACGGCGTTTTGGACGTGCGGTACGTCTGGAAGTCAATCAGGAATGTCCAAAGGAAATTGTTGCTTACTTACTGGATCAATTCGATCTGGATGAACAACAGCTTTATCTGATTGATGGCCCGATTAATTTGTCACGTTTGACGACTGATTTTCCCTATCCAGAGCTGAAGCACACAAAGTTTACTCCCACGATTCCTAAAGCCATCTATAAGGCCAAATCGATTTTTGAATTGCTAAAAAAAGAAGATGTCCTGCTGCATCATCCTTTTGACTCTTTTAACCCAGTCATTAACCTGTTAAAAGAAGCAGCCAAAGATCCGAATGTCTTGGCCATCAAACAAACGCTGTATCGTAGCGGACCGGATTCGGAAATTGTTCAGGTCTTAGCAGAGGCGGCACGTAACGGGAAAGAAGTCACTGCCGTGATTGAGTTACGCGCACGTTTTGATGAAGAATCCAATATTACCGTCGCGAACATCTTGCAGGAAGCGGGTGCCGTTGTCGTGTATGGCATCGTCGGTTATAAGACACATGCCAAAATGATCCTGATCGTGCGTCGCGAAGAACATCACCTAGCGCGTTATGTCCATCTCGGCACCGGAAACTATCATGCCGGTAATGCCAAAATGTATACGGATTATGGCCTGATGACGACAGAAGCCGACATTTGTGAAGATGTGCATAAGATGTTCCAGGAACTGACCGGTATGGGGCGCATGGCAAAACTCAATAAACTGTTCCATGCCCCATTTACGCTGCACAATGAACTGCTTAAGCTAATTGAACAGGAAATTACTTTTGCACAGGCTGGTGAAAGTGCTCACATTATTATTAAGGTCAATGCCTTAACGGAACCACAACTGATCACAGCGTTATATAAGGCGTCCAATGCAGGTGTCAAAATTGACCTGATCATCCGCTCGATTTGCTGCCTGATCCCGCAAGTCAAAGGTCTATCAGAAAATATTCATGTGCGTTCAATTGTCGGACGTTTTTTAGAACATACCCGGGTTTATTATTTTAAACATGGCGGTGAAGATAAACTGTTTTGTGCCAGTGCAGACTGGATGGGACGTAACCTGTTTTCTCGGGTAGAAACCTGTTTTCCAATCCTCAACAAGAAAGTCAAGAAAAAAATCTTTGAAGATGGCCTGATTAATTATCTGCATGATAACCAAGGTGCATGGGAACTCAGTGCAACAGGAGAATGGCATGAAGCCCAGCCTATCGCAGGACAGAGTCCTCACAGCGCCCAGCAATATTTACTCAATCAAAAGTTGCTGAAAATATAA